A stretch of the Crocinitomicaceae bacterium genome encodes the following:
- a CDS encoding TlpA family protein disulfide reductase produces MKKLFLLSIASAAFLAFSPSLTDETNPGKKLPSVNIKDMAGNPINTAEVSNDGKPIVISFWATWCKPCKLELNTIAEEYETWQEETGVKLIAVSIDDQKTANSVESVVNAAGWEYDIWMDPNGEFKRALGVNNVPHTFLLDGEGNIVYSHNNFVPGDEEVLYEHVKEISAK; encoded by the coding sequence ATGAAAAAATTATTTCTATTATCAATTGCCAGCGCAGCGTTTCTGGCATTTTCACCATCACTTACAGATGAGACAAATCCAGGTAAAAAATTACCATCGGTAAATATTAAAGATATGGCCGGTAATCCAATTAATACAGCTGAAGTATCTAATGACGGCAAACCTATTGTTATTTCTTTTTGGGCAACATGGTGCAAACCATGCAAGTTAGAGTTAAACACCATTGCTGAAGAATATGAAACTTGGCAAGAGGAAACAGGAGTAAAACTAATTGCGGTATCTATTGATGATCAAAAAACAGCCAACAGCGTTGAGTCAGTTGTTAATGCCGCAGGCTGGGAATATGACATCTGGATGGATCCAAACGGAGAATTTAAAAGAGCGCTTGGTGTAAATAATGTACCTCACACTTTTTTACTTGACGGGGAAGGAAATATTGTTTACTCTCATAATAATTTTGTACCGGGAGATGAAGAAGTACTGTATGAACATGTGAAAGAAATCAGCGCTAAATAG